CCACTGTATGGATCTGGGCGTGCCCCGAGGTGATGGTGGTGCTGCGAACCAGATCGGTGACCTGACTTATATGTGGCTTGATCTCCGGCGATCCGTGCAGATCGACCCGACGGAAGACCACCCCGTGGTCCACCGGGGCGGGTTTCAGAGTCAAGGTGACGTTGTCTCCGGTATGCAGCGCCGTGCCGGTCAGGCTGACTTCGCGCAAAAGGGTTCGTTGCTTCATGGTATTGGTTTAGGGACTGAGCCACCGCCGACAGGTCTTCACACCCCTGAAACCAAGTGATCCGGAGCCAGTCAAATCGAAGGTGAGCGCCGTGAGGCGGAATCGGTTTGCACGAGCGGATCGACGCAGGACGGAGGGAAGAGCGGAGGCGAAGCCAGTGTCGGAGGCCACCGTCAAATGACAAGCCCAGAGATGCGCGCCCGGTCCGCCCCGATGAAAATGTCAAAAAACGCTCAAACCGACTCCCTTTCCTAAAGTCGGCTTTCCTTCACGGCCCGGATCGTGTCATGATGGCGGGAGATTCATGATCCAGCCGGCCGCCACCCACCCCATGACGCTTCTGTTCCCGCCTCCGGCCCCCCGCCTGCAGGCTTTCGGCCATCAAGCCGGTGAACGCCCGGCCGAGTCCCTGGCCGCGCCGGCGGGAAGATTCGAGGAGATTGTCCGCCACCATGGCATGGTGACAGCGGCCGAACGGGAATTCAGCCGCCTCCTGCCACGGATGGAAGCGGTCCTGGCCCCGATCGGTTGATCCACCCGTTTCGAGGTATTGACATCGCTCCGGGCAATGGCCTAAGTGCCGTCCTTTACGGACCAAGCCCACGACCGTTATGATTCAAGCCAGCAGTATCCGAAAAGGTAATGTCATCTCCTACCAGAACGAGAGCCATCTCGTCCTGGAAACCCAGCACCGCACGCCCGGGAATCTGCGGGCCTTTGTGCAGGCCAAGCTGCGCAATCTGCGCACCGGCCGGAGTTCGGACGTCCGATTCGCCTCCACCGAGTCGATCGAAGTCCTGACCACCGATCGACAGAGTTTCGAGTTCAGCTACCACGACCGCGACAGTTTCAGCTTCATGAATCCGGAGACCTTCGAAACGATCGAACTCTCGGAGGAACTGGTCGGCCAGAACAAGAACTACCTGGCACCCAACGGTTCGGTTGAAGTGCTCTTTGTCGATGGAATCCCGGTCGATCTGACCCTTCCTTCCACCGTCATCCTGAAGGTGGCGGAGTCGGCTGAAGGGCTCAAGGGCGACACGGCCAGCAATGTCCAGAAACCCGCCACCATGGAGACCGGGCTCGTCGTCCAGGTTCCTCTTTTCATCAAGGCGGGCGAGATGCTGAAGATCAGCACCTCGGACGGTTCCTACATGGGTCGGTCCACGTCCTGAAAGGCCGATTCCCCCCCGGAAATGAAAGCCCCCGGACCGCAACGGTTCCGAGGGCCTTTCCGCGCAAAACGGCGGCGACGATCAGGCGACCCGCTCGACCACCAGGGGCGGAGGAGTCGGACGCTTCGGCGCCAGACGGTAGGCAGCCTTGAACGACTCCAGGGCCGCCTCCAGCTTGGACTCGTCATTGTAGTGAATCATCATGAGAGGCTCACCCTGCTTGACCTGGGTGCCGACCTTCTTGATCTCGGAGACACCGACTGCGTAATCGATCTTGCCCTTGGGCTTTGAGGCACCCGCTCCGAGCATGTGAACCCCCCGGGCGATCATGGCGGCATTGATGGTGTGAACGTAGCCGCGCTTGGGAGCCGGCAGTTTGCGGATATGCTTGGCGGCCGGAAACTTGTCGGGATTGTCTATATAGGAGGTGTCCCCGCCCTGGGCAGCCACGATCTTCTTCAGGGTCTCCAGGGCACTGCCGTCCTCAAGATGCCGCTGCACGGTCTGTTTGGCCGAGAGGGTCGAGCCGGCCACTCCGGCCAGACGGACGATTTCCATCCCCAGCTTGAGCACGAGCTCCTTGAGGTCTTCCGGCCCCTCCCCCTTCAGAAGTTGAATGGCTTCTTTGACTTCCAGTGCCGTCCCGACAGAATCGCCCAGTGGCTGGTTCATGTCGGTCACGAGCGCGACACAGCGGCGCTTCATCGAGCGGCCAACCCGTGTCATCGACCGGGCGAGTTGCTTGGCCTGTTCCAAATCCTTGATAAAGGAACCATTACCCCACTTCACGTCGATAACCAGGCCTTCGGACCCCTCGGCGAGCTTCTTGCTGAGAACACTTCCGGTGATGAGCGGGAGACTCGGGATGGTCCCGGTCTGCCGGCGCAGTTCAAAAAGTTTGGCATCGGCCGGGGCAAGATCCTCGCTCTGGCGGACAATCGCCCCCTGGATGTTCTCCAGCTGATGGACGAAGGTCTTGATTGAAAGATCGCTCTGGAATCCCGGGATGGCCCCGAGCTTGTCGAGCGTTCCAATCACATAATCCTGTTCCTGACCGCACATCATCGGGATCACAATCCCACTGGCCACCGCCAGCGGAACGAGAACAAGCGAGGTCTTGTCGCCCACCCCGCCGGTCGAATATTTGTCGATCTTCGGCTTGGCGATATGTGACAGATCAATGACTTCACCGGAAAGCATCAACTCCTCGGTCAGGATAGCCGTCTCCTGGGCGGACATACCCTGGAAGTAGATCGCCATGGCCAACGCAGCCAGTTGATGTTGAGGGATTTCACCTTCCTCTGTCGAATCGATGATATAGCGGATTTCGTCCTGCGAAAACTCACCACCGTCACGCTTTTTCTCGATGAGATAGGTGTAGGAGGGCTTCACAAAACGACGGCCGGAGAGGGTTCTTCTTGTCATAAAACGTAGATACTAACGAAGTGCTGTCTGATTACCTAAAACTCTTAGTATAAACCTATTGGGAAAGATATGTCGAGGGCATAATTCGCTCCGGACCAACTTTCCGGGACCTGCGGGCGCCAACTCTGTTCTTGAATCCGCCGAGGCCGCCCGCCTGAGTGAAGGGATGAGTCCATGGTTCGACCTGCCCAAAATTCTCGACGGCAAAGTGCGCCTGGCCGCCACGGCCGTCCTCGGCGAGTCCGAACTCCAGCCCGACATCCGCCCGGCCGATCCTCGTTTCGGGGACTTTCAGGCCAATGGTGTCCTGCCCTACGCCAAGAGCGTTCGTCAGAACCCCCGGGAAATCGCCAGCCGGATCATCGGGAAACTGACCGAGGACGCCGAACTGAACGATGCGGTCTCGATCGATCTGGCCGGCCCCGGCTTCATCAATTTCCGGTTGAAACCCGCCTTTCTTCTTAAGTGGCTGCAGACGTTTTCGACCGAAGATGACCTGAGGAGCGGAGCCGGTGCTTTCTACCACGGCAAACGGGTGGTGGTCGACTTCGGTTCACCCAACACCGCGAAGCAGATGCACGTCGGCCACATCCGCTCGCTCGTCATCGGTGAAGCCATCTGCCGGCTGCTGGCCTTCTGCGGGGCGGACGTCGTCCGCGACAATCATCTGGGCGACTGGGGCACGCCCTACGGAAAGATCTTCTACGCCTACAAACGCTTTCTGGACCCGGTTGCCCTCCGGGACGACCCCCTCGAGGAGCTCGAGCGGCTCTACAAGCAGGGTGACCTCGCCACCCGCGAGGATGCCGACGCACTCGAGGAAGCCCGGGGAGAACTGGTCAAGCTTCAGGCCGGTGACCCGGAAAGCCTCGCTCTCTGGGAACGGATCAACACCCTGACCCTGGAGGCACTCCAGGCCACCTACGATCGTCTCGGCATTCACTACGATGTCGTTCTTGGAGAAAGCTTCTACCGGGACAAGGTCGACCAAGTCTATCACGAGCTGACCGCCCGGGCCATCGCGGAGGAGAGCGATGGCGCCCTGGTCGTCTTCCACCCGGATCATCCCCGGTTCAAGACCCAGCCGTTCATCGTGCGAAAATCCGACGGGGCCAGCAACTACGCCTCGACCGACCTTGCCACCATGCTCTACCGGTTGGAGCATTTTCGAGCGGACATGATCATCATCGTGACCGACAGCCGGCAGGGTGACCATTTCGAGCAACTGGAACTCACCACCCGCAAGTGGTTCGCCGCCACCGGACGCAGCATGCCGGAATTCCACCATGTCACTTTCGGGACGATTCTTGGTGAGGACGGCAAGGCGATCAAGACCCGCAGCGGCGATCCGATCCGGCTGAAGACCCTGCTCAACGAGTCCCGGGACCGGGCACTTCAAACCGTGCGATCCAAAAGCCCCGACCTGCCAGAAGCGGAGAGCCTGGAAATCGCCGAAGCCGTCGGGATCGGTGCCGTGATCTACGCCGATCTCAGCCAGAATCGGACCGGAGACTATGTTTTCTCCTGGGACAAACTCCTCAGCCTCGAAGGAAACACCGCCCCCTACCTGCAGTATGCGGCCGCCCGGATCCACAGCATCTTCCGCCGATCGGGGGACGGACTGGTCGAGGATCCGGCCCGGGCCTCGGTCTTCGACACCCCGGAGGAACTCGCTCTGGCCGGCAAGATCATTGCCTTTGTCTCGATCATCCAACAGACCGCGGCTTCCCTGCGTCCCCATTACCTCTGCACCTACCTCTATGAACTGGCCGGTCTGTTCAGCAGCTTCTACAACGCCAACCGCGTCCTCGTTGACGAGGAAGACATCCGCCAGCGTCGTCTGCTCCTCTGCCGCCGGGTCCTGCTTATCCTCGAGACCGGTCTTCATCTTCTGGCCATTCGGACGATGAAACGGATGTAAACAGGACGTCGGGTGAAGATCCGGGGGAATCCGTGCCCGGTCGCGGACTTGCCGGTTTTCTCAGATCCTCCCTAACGTTTTCACTGAGAACGACCGATACATTCCCCTTGAAGCACACCAGGTCCCGGTTTTAGCGCCATTCAGAACATGATCACCCAAATGGAGGAGTATTATATCCGCAAAGAGGGCGACGAGGACTCCCGCGGTCCTTTCACCCTGGATCAACTGTCGTCCCTCGTCGAAGCAGAGCAGGTCGATCGGGATACTTTCTACTACGAGGCTACGTCGGAAAAATGGGTGCAGATCTCCACCAATGAGGATCTTGTGGCCTTTCTCTTTCCGGAACGACGCCGACTGAAGGT
This sequence is a window from Opitutaceae bacterium. Protein-coding genes within it:
- a CDS encoding thymidine phosphorylase, which gives rise to MTRRTLSGRRFVKPSYTYLIEKKRDGGEFSQDEIRYIIDSTEEGEIPQHQLAALAMAIYFQGMSAQETAILTEELMLSGEVIDLSHIAKPKIDKYSTGGVGDKTSLVLVPLAVASGIVIPMMCGQEQDYVIGTLDKLGAIPGFQSDLSIKTFVHQLENIQGAIVRQSEDLAPADAKLFELRRQTGTIPSLPLITGSVLSKKLAEGSEGLVIDVKWGNGSFIKDLEQAKQLARSMTRVGRSMKRRCVALVTDMNQPLGDSVGTALEVKEAIQLLKGEGPEDLKELVLKLGMEIVRLAGVAGSTLSAKQTVQRHLEDGSALETLKKIVAAQGGDTSYIDNPDKFPAAKHIRKLPAPKRGYVHTINAAMIARGVHMLGAGASKPKGKIDYAVGVSEIKKVGTQVKQGEPLMMIHYNDESKLEAALESFKAAYRLAPKRPTPPPLVVERVA
- the efp gene encoding elongation factor P translates to MIQASSIRKGNVISYQNESHLVLETQHRTPGNLRAFVQAKLRNLRTGRSSDVRFASTESIEVLTTDRQSFEFSYHDRDSFSFMNPETFETIELSEELVGQNKNYLAPNGSVEVLFVDGIPVDLTLPSTVILKVAESAEGLKGDTASNVQKPATMETGLVVQVPLFIKAGEMLKISTSDGSYMGRSTS
- the argS gene encoding arginine--tRNA ligase gives rise to the protein MSPWFDLPKILDGKVRLAATAVLGESELQPDIRPADPRFGDFQANGVLPYAKSVRQNPREIASRIIGKLTEDAELNDAVSIDLAGPGFINFRLKPAFLLKWLQTFSTEDDLRSGAGAFYHGKRVVVDFGSPNTAKQMHVGHIRSLVIGEAICRLLAFCGADVVRDNHLGDWGTPYGKIFYAYKRFLDPVALRDDPLEELERLYKQGDLATREDADALEEARGELVKLQAGDPESLALWERINTLTLEALQATYDRLGIHYDVVLGESFYRDKVDQVYHELTARAIAEESDGALVVFHPDHPRFKTQPFIVRKSDGASNYASTDLATMLYRLEHFRADMIIIVTDSRQGDHFEQLELTTRKWFAATGRSMPEFHHVTFGTILGEDGKAIKTRSGDPIRLKTLLNESRDRALQTVRSKSPDLPEAESLEIAEAVGIGAVIYADLSQNRTGDYVFSWDKLLSLEGNTAPYLQYAAARIHSIFRRSGDGLVEDPARASVFDTPEELALAGKIIAFVSIIQQTAASLRPHYLCTYLYELAGLFSSFYNANRVLVDEEDIRQRRLLLCRRVLLILETGLHLLAIRTMKRM